The following proteins come from a genomic window of Halorussus halophilus:
- a CDS encoding class I SAM-dependent DNA methyltransferase: MRSLDDVIATLRSQDIEEGHMYSSLAPVYDFVYERHFDYDDQCRLVTDLAPDAQRVLEVGCGTGRLLARLEQEYDTVVGLDLHESMAERARARTDDTSVVVGDATQDSLEATFDAVVALGRITGHTTIDEEVRGLFENVRAHLEPDGVALFDYFPTERMEDDHEKDETFESERFRVRRQSRSTTSDHDSDTDPDRLDAEFTYELADRESGDTAKVTEEMSLRTFTAEEIRQRVRDAGFADVRIDLEGADGWPLVVARQTERND, from the coding sequence ATGCGAAGTCTCGACGACGTAATTGCGACACTGCGGAGCCAAGACATCGAGGAAGGACACATGTACTCGTCGCTAGCTCCAGTGTACGACTTCGTCTACGAGCGCCACTTCGACTACGACGACCAGTGTCGCCTCGTCACCGACCTCGCACCGGACGCTCAGCGCGTCCTCGAAGTCGGGTGTGGCACCGGGCGACTGCTGGCCCGACTGGAGCAGGAATACGACACGGTCGTCGGTCTCGACCTGCACGAGTCGATGGCCGAACGAGCGCGAGCGCGAACCGACGACACGTCGGTCGTCGTCGGTGACGCGACCCAAGACAGTCTCGAGGCGACGTTCGACGCCGTGGTCGCACTCGGACGAATCACCGGTCACACGACGATAGACGAGGAGGTTCGGGGGTTATTCGAGAACGTCCGCGCGCACCTCGAACCGGACGGCGTCGCGCTGTTCGACTACTTCCCGACCGAGCGGATGGAGGACGACCACGAGAAAGACGAGACGTTCGAGAGCGAGCGGTTTCGAGTCCGGCGACAGTCCCGAAGTACGACTTCGGACCACGACTCCGACACGGACCCGGACCGCCTCGACGCTGAATTTACGTACGAACTGGCCGACCGCGAATCGGGCGATACGGCCAAGGTCACCGAGGAGATGTCGCTCCGAACGTTCACTGCCGAGGAGATTCGACAGCGTGTCCGTGACGCGGGGTTCGCCGACGTGAGAATCGACCTTGAAGGGGCCGACGGGTGGCCGCTCGTCGTCGCTCGGCAGACCGAACGAAACGATTGA
- a CDS encoding thiol-disulfide oxidoreductase DCC family protein, with protein sequence MSRPTVVYDDDCGFCTWSAGYAARHGDFDLVGFSELTTGQRTRLPDDYERCVHLLTDERVYSCGAATEEILCRIDSPATPFAEAFSEIPGREYVREPLYRWVADHRAWWGKIVSANPPARK encoded by the coding sequence ATGAGTCGCCCGACCGTCGTCTACGACGACGACTGTGGCTTCTGCACGTGGTCGGCGGGGTACGCCGCCCGTCACGGCGACTTCGACCTCGTGGGCTTCTCGGAACTGACGACTGGCCAGCGCACCCGTCTGCCCGACGACTACGAGCGGTGCGTTCACTTGCTGACCGACGAGCGAGTCTACTCCTGTGGTGCGGCGACCGAGGAGATTCTGTGTCGCATCGACTCGCCCGCGACCCCCTTCGCCGAGGCGTTCAGCGAGATTCCCGGCCGAGAATACGTTCGGGAACCGCTCTACCGGTGGGTCGCCGACCACCGCGCGTGGTGGGGGAAGATAGTGAGCGCGAACCCGCCAGCGAGGAAGTAA
- a CDS encoding DUF7344 domain-containing protein, which produces MKDGITDGNGANGGSESVTTPRQPDIEAPPLSQDNVFDALASRRSRYILVYLRDAEEPASVETVADTVASWETGKSIDLVSNEHRSRVFTSLCHSQLPKLSMMGLVEYDQDDHVVSRGPHAEQADAYLDVAVARDENVET; this is translated from the coding sequence ATGAAAGACGGAATCACGGACGGCAACGGGGCGAACGGTGGTTCGGAGTCGGTAACGACACCTCGCCAACCGGACATCGAGGCTCCGCCGCTGTCGCAGGACAACGTCTTCGACGCGCTCGCGTCGCGCCGGAGTCGGTACATCCTCGTCTACCTCCGCGACGCCGAGGAACCGGCGTCGGTCGAAACAGTGGCCGACACGGTGGCGTCGTGGGAGACGGGGAAGTCCATCGACCTCGTCTCCAACGAACACCGCAGTCGCGTGTTCACCTCGCTGTGTCACTCGCAGTTGCCGAAACTGTCGATGATGGGGCTGGTCGAGTACGACCAAGACGACCACGTCGTCAGTCGTGGGCCGCACGCCGAGCAAGCCGACGCGTATCTCGACGTCGCCGTGGCCCGCGACGAGAACGTCGAAACGTAG
- a CDS encoding type 1 glutamine amidotransferase yields MTRLRIAFINAAHEGTMTRRNFRRELDADLVEFDATSGHLPETTDFDGVVVSGSRSSVYWDEEWIVPTKRWVGEAIDAGVPCLGICWGHQLLADVLGGDVQDMGEYEIGYREVEQTGDSRLFDGVDERFTVFTTHSDAVVELPPDAEEIAANDYSNHGFRKNRVFGLQFHPEYDTETARDVTEGKDLPDERKQRVLDGITDENYAKASEAKLVFDNFCEFVREVREDETGANDADEDEDETDAEPSAKAA; encoded by the coding sequence ATGACGCGACTTCGTATCGCCTTCATCAACGCCGCCCACGAGGGGACCATGACGCGGCGGAACTTCCGGCGCGAACTGGACGCCGACCTCGTGGAGTTCGACGCGACCAGCGGCCATCTCCCCGAGACGACCGACTTCGACGGCGTCGTCGTCTCCGGGTCGCGGTCGTCGGTCTACTGGGACGAAGAGTGGATAGTACCGACCAAGCGATGGGTCGGCGAGGCCATCGATGCTGGCGTCCCGTGTCTCGGCATCTGTTGGGGCCACCAGTTGCTCGCGGACGTTCTCGGCGGCGACGTGCAGGACATGGGCGAGTACGAAATCGGCTACCGCGAGGTCGAACAGACCGGCGACTCCCGACTGTTCGACGGCGTAGACGAGCGATTCACCGTGTTTACGACTCACTCCGACGCGGTGGTCGAACTGCCGCCCGATGCGGAAGAGATTGCGGCCAACGACTACTCCAACCACGGGTTCCGGAAGAATCGAGTCTTCGGCTTGCAGTTCCACCCCGAGTACGACACCGAGACCGCCAGAGACGTGACCGAGGGCAAGGACCTGCCCGACGAGCGCAAACAGCGAGTGCTGGACGGCATCACCGACGAGAACTACGCGAAGGCCAGCGAGGCGAAACTCGTCTTCGACAACTTCTGTGAGTTCGTGCGCGAAGTTCGGGAAGACGAGACAGGTGCGAACGACGCAGACGAAGACGAAGACGAAACAGACGCCGAACCCAGCGCGAAAGCGGCGTAA
- a CDS encoding MOSC domain-containing protein, protein MNGTGTVEAIHVAAEEGEATEGIESVEAVAGEGLRGDRKFGGDSFDLSLIEQEAIDAVAEDGIEMSDGEHRRQITTSDAALNHLVGERFRVGEVVCEGIELCEPCSHLESLTEKGAVSAFLHRGGLNAEILESGTIRAGDEIEKL, encoded by the coding sequence ATGAACGGCACCGGAACCGTCGAAGCGATTCACGTCGCCGCCGAGGAGGGCGAAGCGACGGAAGGCATCGAATCGGTAGAGGCAGTCGCGGGCGAGGGACTCCGTGGGGACCGCAAGTTCGGCGGCGACAGTTTCGACCTGTCGCTCATCGAGCAGGAAGCAATCGACGCAGTCGCCGAGGACGGCATCGAGATGAGCGACGGCGAACACCGCCGCCAGATTACCACCAGCGATGCCGCGCTAAACCATCTCGTCGGCGAGCGGTTTCGAGTGGGAGAGGTCGTCTGCGAGGGCATCGAACTCTGTGAACCCTGTAGTCACCTCGAATCGCTGACCGAGAAGGGTGCGGTGTCGGCGTTCCTGCACCGCGGGGGCCTGAACGCCGAAATCCTCGAATCTGGGACGATTCGAGCAGGCGACGAGATAGAAAAGTTGTAG
- a CDS encoding HPP family protein, with protein MPKAIRASVTAGLLLLVVGVFAVATGRTFLFPSLGPSAYLLATKPRAPESHPRRVAGGHLVGIVAGLLAYYVLAPGLVVTSPPPALSPAGVSLAVSGILSVTLTTGGMVVTDLRHAPACATTLIVSLGLLPTLLDALIIVASILCLLASNHALRISGVAPQGDTGERSPAGN; from the coding sequence GTGCCCAAGGCGATACGTGCGAGCGTGACGGCGGGTCTCTTGCTTCTCGTCGTAGGAGTATTCGCCGTGGCGACCGGTCGGACCTTCCTCTTCCCCAGTCTCGGTCCCTCTGCGTATCTGCTGGCGACGAAGCCGCGAGCGCCCGAGAGCCATCCGCGCCGCGTCGCAGGCGGACACCTCGTCGGCATCGTCGCAGGCCTGCTCGCCTACTACGTCCTCGCGCCCGGACTCGTCGTCACGTCGCCACCGCCTGCGCTCTCGCCCGCTGGCGTGTCGCTCGCTGTCAGTGGCATCCTTTCGGTGACGCTAACGACTGGCGGTATGGTCGTTACCGACCTTCGTCACGCTCCAGCGTGCGCGACGACGCTCATCGTCTCGCTCGGCTTGTTGCCCACGCTCTTGGACGCACTAATCATCGTCGCGTCGATACTCTGCTTGCTCGCCAGCAACCACGCGCTACGGATTTCCGGCGTCGCTCCGCAGGGCGACACCGGCGAGCGTTCACCCGCTGGAAATTAG
- a CDS encoding ferredoxin--NADP reductase: MTVRDHMSQHEAAEELPMITEGARVVAVETMDHNRHEEVHKVTSRLLDRHDCGDWLAEAESANGKEIDWDVLAECWENSDEPPELTETLLTLRARSERPYPSLLRIEFEEEETDIDFVPGQYVTVRYDGTPRPYSIASSPNDEYVEICVRRVPGGTLTPRLADTIEEGDEVVLRGPNGDFTLQEPSARDVVFLATGTGVAPFKSMIDYTFQEGRDEYEKGKRDVWLFLGAGWKDDLAYREAFQRLADECENFHFVPTVSREHCLTGWDGETAYVQQTLLKYVADDALGGADLPESAETVAEESPAYDIDARIDPDHAEVYACGTNAMVEGLTDTVSRIGVPNDCAESEGFG; encoded by the coding sequence ATGACGGTCCGGGACCACATGTCCCAACACGAGGCGGCCGAGGAACTGCCCATGATAACGGAGGGGGCGCGAGTCGTCGCCGTCGAGACGATGGACCACAACCGCCACGAGGAGGTCCACAAAGTGACCAGTCGGCTACTGGACCGCCACGACTGTGGTGACTGGCTAGCGGAGGCCGAGTCGGCCAACGGCAAAGAAATCGACTGGGACGTACTCGCGGAGTGTTGGGAGAACTCCGACGAACCGCCCGAACTGACCGAGACGCTCTTGACGCTCCGCGCCCGAAGCGAGCGACCGTACCCCTCGTTGCTCCGCATCGAGTTCGAAGAAGAGGAGACGGACATCGACTTCGTTCCCGGTCAGTACGTCACCGTGCGCTACGACGGGACGCCCCGGCCCTACTCCATCGCCTCCTCGCCGAACGACGAGTACGTCGAAATCTGCGTCCGCAGGGTCCCCGGCGGAACGCTCACGCCACGTCTCGCAGACACAATCGAGGAGGGCGACGAAGTCGTCTTGCGAGGGCCGAACGGCGACTTCACGCTTCAGGAGCCGTCGGCGCGCGACGTGGTTTTTCTCGCCACCGGCACCGGTGTCGCGCCGTTCAAGAGCATGATAGACTACACGTTTCAGGAGGGCCGCGACGAGTACGAGAAAGGGAAACGCGACGTGTGGCTCTTCCTCGGCGCGGGGTGGAAAGACGACCTCGCGTACCGCGAGGCGTTTCAGCGACTGGCCGACGAATGCGAGAACTTCCACTTCGTCCCGACGGTCTCGCGCGAACACTGTCTCACCGGGTGGGACGGCGAGACGGCCTACGTCCAGCAGACGCTGTTGAAGTACGTCGCAGACGACGCCCTCGGAGGTGCCGACCTCCCGGAAAGTGCCGAAACAGTCGCCGAAGAGTCGCCTGCCTACGACATCGACGCTCGCATCGACCCCGACCACGCGGAGGTGTACGCCTGCGGCACGAACGCGATGGTCGAAGGGTTGACCGACACGGTGTCTCGAATCGGCGTGCCGAACGACTGCGCCGAGAGCGAGGGGTTCGGATAA
- a CDS encoding acyl-CoA dehydrogenase family protein — protein sequence MLDYVSLEDDLGQEERMVRDTAREFVEEKVRPDIGDHFEAGTFPKEIISEMGELGFYAPNLDGYGLPNLSETAYGLLMQELEACDSGLRSMASVQGALVMYPIHAFGSEEQKERWLPDMGEGKAIGCFGLTEPEHGSNPSNMETYAEKEGDEYVLNGSKTWITNSPISDVAVVWAKDRSAEENPVRGFLVETDKDGVTTNKIDEKLSLRASITGEIGLNNVYVDEADVLPGVEGMKGPLSCLTQARYGIAWGAVGAARDCFETARDYATERDQFGGPIARFQIQQQKLAEMATQITTSQLLAHRLAELKERGDLRPQHVSMAKRNNVRMARDQARIAREMLGGNGITTDYPPMRHMANMETVYTYEGTHDIHTLILGQDLTGIAAFE from the coding sequence ATGCTCGATTACGTCTCACTCGAAGACGACCTCGGCCAAGAGGAGCGGATGGTCCGAGACACTGCCCGCGAGTTCGTAGAGGAGAAGGTTCGCCCCGACATCGGCGACCACTTCGAGGCCGGAACGTTCCCGAAGGAGATTATCTCCGAGATGGGCGAACTCGGCTTCTACGCGCCGAATCTGGACGGCTACGGCCTGCCGAACCTCAGCGAGACGGCCTACGGTCTGTTGATGCAGGAACTGGAAGCCTGCGACTCCGGCCTTCGTTCGATGGCCAGCGTGCAGGGCGCGCTCGTGATGTACCCGATTCACGCGTTTGGCTCCGAAGAGCAGAAAGAGCGCTGGCTTCCGGACATGGGCGAAGGCAAAGCCATCGGCTGTTTCGGCCTCACGGAACCGGAACACGGCTCGAACCCCTCCAATATGGAGACCTACGCCGAGAAGGAAGGCGACGAGTACGTCCTCAACGGCTCGAAGACGTGGATTACGAACTCCCCGATTTCGGATGTGGCAGTCGTCTGGGCCAAAGACCGCTCGGCAGAGGAGAACCCAGTTCGTGGCTTCCTCGTCGAAACCGACAAGGACGGCGTGACGACGAACAAGATAGACGAGAAGCTCTCGCTCCGAGCGTCTATCACGGGTGAAATCGGCCTGAACAACGTCTACGTGGACGAGGCCGACGTGCTGCCCGGCGTCGAAGGGATGAAAGGCCCGCTCTCCTGTCTCACGCAGGCCCGCTACGGCATCGCGTGGGGTGCGGTCGGCGCGGCGCGGGACTGCTTCGAAACGGCACGGGACTACGCTACCGAGCGCGACCAGTTCGGCGGTCCCATCGCACGCTTCCAGATTCAACAGCAGAAACTCGCGGAGATGGCCACCCAGATTACGACGAGTCAACTGCTCGCCCACCGACTCGCCGAACTGAAAGAGCGCGGCGACCTGCGACCACAGCACGTCTCGATGGCCAAGCGCAACAACGTCCGGATGGCCCGCGACCAAGCGCGAATCGCCCGCGAGATGCTCGGCGGCAACGGCATCACGACGGACTACCCACCGATGCGCCACATGGCGAACATGGAGACGGTGTACACCTACGAGGGCACCCACGACATCCACACGCTGATTCTGGGCCAAGACCTCACCGGGATTGCGGCGTTCGAGTGA
- a CDS encoding winged helix-turn-helix domain-containing protein: MGESFRVETEGKLDPDDAFTLLADETRLRIVRALGDAADPMGVEPIPFSELRRRAGIEESGRFNYHLGELVGHFVEQRDEGYRLRFPGVRVYQSMRAGTYTEDVTIPRFDLDAACHVCDGAMQGRYDNFIFKIDCPDCESDYYHRHLPPSSLAPESKTETLRIVDQRIRDHLSTLSNRICPYCAGQMPPHLFELDEDHRYGGEEVNDVLALQTCDHCGAFNYTRVGAHLLFEPAVVSFCYERDVDLSERRVWAVEFVSSDNLTEVLEVGSEDDLEGWRVAVDVEAGGETLRVVVDGSLDVVEMES, encoded by the coding sequence ATGGGAGAGTCGTTCCGCGTCGAAACCGAGGGGAAACTGGACCCCGACGACGCGTTCACGCTGCTGGCCGACGAGACGCGCCTGCGAATCGTCCGGGCGCTCGGCGACGCCGCCGACCCGATGGGCGTCGAACCGATACCGTTCTCTGAACTGCGTCGCCGAGCGGGAATCGAGGAGAGCGGCCGGTTCAACTACCATCTGGGAGAGTTGGTCGGGCATTTCGTGGAACAGCGAGACGAGGGGTACCGCCTCCGGTTTCCGGGCGTGCGCGTCTACCAGTCGATGCGGGCCGGAACGTACACCGAAGACGTGACGATTCCGCGGTTCGACCTCGATGCGGCGTGTCACGTCTGTGATGGAGCGATGCAAGGCCGCTACGATAACTTCATCTTCAAAATCGACTGCCCGGACTGCGAGAGCGACTACTACCACCGCCACCTGCCGCCGAGCAGTCTCGCGCCGGAGTCGAAAACCGAGACGCTCCGAATCGTGGACCAGCGGATTCGAGACCACCTCTCGACCCTCTCGAATCGCATCTGTCCGTACTGCGCTGGACAGATGCCGCCGCACCTGTTCGAACTCGACGAGGACCACAGGTACGGCGGCGAGGAGGTCAACGACGTGCTGGCACTGCAAACCTGTGACCACTGCGGCGCGTTCAACTACACCCGGGTCGGTGCCCACCTGCTGTTCGAACCGGCCGTGGTGTCGTTCTGCTACGAGCGAGACGTAGACCTCTCCGAGCGGCGAGTTTGGGCGGTTGAGTTCGTCTCTTCGGACAATCTGACGGAGGTGCTGGAAGTGGGTTCGGAAGATGACTTGGAGGGGTGGCGAGTCGCGGTGGACGTGGAAGCAGGTGGGGAAACGCTCCGGGTCGTGGTTGACGGAAGCTTGGACGTGGTGGAGATGGAATCCTGA
- a CDS encoding alpha/beta fold hydrolase: MPTATSDGVDIYYETAGEGLADDTPVVLVPDAGYGAWLWGWQHAALAGPHEVVTYDARGTGNSDASEPYDVATLAADLEAVLADLGTRNAHLVGVGLGGMVALQYALDFSRARTLSLLGTSPGGPQATSTAPEIREQLAADPEDRESLRTSLEPVASDELLETEELVEQIVGWRAAEDASREVQQAHFAAMDDFDVSDRLYEITIPALVGHGTADRVLPVENGRLLAEQLPRGELQLFEGEHFCFVERSKAVNDALVGFLEAERDD; encoded by the coding sequence ATGCCGACTGCCACGAGCGACGGCGTGGACATCTACTACGAGACTGCGGGCGAGGGACTGGCAGACGACACACCGGTCGTCCTCGTGCCGGACGCCGGGTACGGCGCGTGGCTGTGGGGCTGGCAACACGCCGCACTCGCCGGGCCACACGAAGTCGTCACCTACGACGCTCGCGGAACGGGGAACTCAGACGCCAGCGAACCATACGACGTAGCGACCCTCGCGGCCGACCTCGAAGCAGTGCTGGCCGACCTCGGCACGCGAAACGCCCACCTCGTCGGCGTCGGACTCGGTGGGATGGTGGCGCTCCAGTACGCTCTCGACTTCTCGCGTGCGCGGACGCTCTCGCTACTCGGCACCTCGCCGGGCGGCCCGCAGGCCACATCTACAGCCCCCGAAATTCGGGAGCAACTCGCGGCCGACCCAGAAGACAGAGAATCGCTCCGCACGTCGCTCGAACCGGTTGCCAGCGACGAACTGCTGGAGACCGAGGAACTGGTGGAGCAAATCGTTGGTTGGCGAGCGGCCGAAGACGCGAGTCGTGAGGTCCAACAGGCCCACTTCGCGGCGATGGACGACTTCGACGTGAGCGACCGCCTCTACGAAATCACGATTCCCGCGCTCGTCGGCCACGGCACGGCAGACCGAGTACTCCCAGTCGAGAACGGTCGCCTGCTGGCCGAGCAACTACCGCGAGGCGAGTTGCAACTATTTGAGGGCGAACACTTCTGCTTCGTAGAACGCTCGAAAGCGGTCAACGACGCGCTCGTGGGCTTTCTCGAAGCGGAACGCGACGACTGA
- a CDS encoding class I adenylate-forming enzyme family protein, giving the protein MSLSLERRAALWGDRTAVVDVTDDQRVSYAELDEQAESAARRLAALGVEAGDAVAVVSRNRIEVLALLFAARRLGAIFAPISHRLTPATVEGPLDTISPAVVVHEAAQRDLVREVPDERIHSFEEFARLETESYERPNSNSGTSLYLHPDPTRKTRTDSRSGPRRAPPVVDVPTRAAEWNCVTVGAAWGLGRADCAPALLPLSDPDGLLRTALPLLYAGGRVVLLRAFDPSDALETIQHEGVTFCLAGATEYRELVADETFERTDFDGLDWAATRTGLPTDVREAVARRVPVVRIYASAETGANCYVPPERADRAMDPDYVGRPFPDCELRVVRESEEDAERTADGEVGDLEVRGPVVAAGYVEDGEPFPEWVATGDVAYREDGDYCVLGSSSEEVRAGSERVHPRLVERTLERHEGVTAAGVVGGGAGGTDDELRAMVVGSADAADVRGFARERLPNGAVPREITTVESLPRRPTGEVNRAKLRRQLDG; this is encoded by the coding sequence ATGTCACTCTCGCTCGAACGCCGTGCGGCCCTCTGGGGCGACCGCACGGCCGTCGTAGACGTCACCGACGACCAGCGAGTGAGCTACGCCGAACTGGACGAGCAAGCCGAATCGGCCGCGCGCCGACTTGCTGCACTGGGCGTCGAGGCAGGCGACGCCGTCGCAGTCGTCTCGCGCAATCGCATCGAGGTACTCGCGCTCCTGTTCGCCGCTCGGCGTCTCGGAGCTATCTTTGCCCCGATTTCGCACCGCCTCACACCGGCAACAGTCGAGGGGCCGCTCGACACGATTTCGCCCGCAGTCGTCGTCCACGAGGCGGCCCAGCGAGACCTCGTTCGGGAGGTTCCCGACGAGCGAATCCACAGTTTCGAGGAGTTCGCTCGGTTGGAGACCGAGTCCTACGAGCGGCCGAATTCGAACTCCGGGACGTCACTCTACCTGCATCCGGACCCAACACGGAAAACGCGCACCGACTCCCGGAGTGGGCCTCGCCGTGCGCCTCCCGTCGTGGACGTACCCACTCGCGCCGCCGAGTGGAACTGCGTCACCGTCGGGGCCGCGTGGGGTCTCGGGCGCGCAGACTGTGCGCCCGCCCTGTTACCACTTTCCGACCCCGACGGACTGCTCAGGACGGCCCTACCTCTACTGTACGCCGGTGGCCGAGTCGTCCTTCTGCGAGCGTTCGACCCGAGCGACGCGCTGGAGACGATACAGCACGAGGGAGTCACGTTCTGTCTCGCAGGCGCGACAGAGTACCGCGAACTCGTCGCCGACGAGACGTTCGAACGCACGGACTTCGACGGTCTCGACTGGGCGGCCACGCGGACAGGACTCCCGACAGACGTGCGCGAGGCGGTCGCTCGACGCGTGCCCGTCGTTCGAATCTACGCCAGCGCGGAGACAGGGGCGAACTGTTACGTTCCGCCGGAGCGCGCCGACAGAGCGATGGACCCCGACTACGTCGGGCGTCCGTTTCCCGACTGTGAACTGCGCGTGGTCCGAGAGAGCGAGGAAGACGCCGAGCGAACAGCGGACGGTGAAGTCGGCGACCTCGAAGTTCGCGGGCCAGTGGTCGCCGCGGGGTACGTGGAAGACGGCGAACCCTTCCCAGAGTGGGTCGCCACGGGCGACGTTGCCTACCGCGAAGACGGCGATTACTGCGTCCTCGGCAGTTCTTCGGAGGAAGTTCGAGCGGGGAGCGAGCGCGTCCACCCCCGATTGGTCGAGCGCACGCTGGAACGCCACGAGGGTGTGACTGCGGCAGGCGTCGTGGGGGGAGGCGCGGGCGGCACGGACGACGAACTTCGAGCGATGGTCGTCGGGTCGGCCGACGCCGCCGACGTTCGGGGGTTCGCACGCGAACGGCTTCCGAACGGGGCTGTTCCGCGCGAGATTACGACCGTAGAGAGCCTCCCGCGACGACCGACGGGCGAAGTGAATCGGGCGAAACTGCGGCGGCAGTTGGACGGGTGA
- a CDS encoding HD domain-containing protein gives MEAIKDSVHDHIPVGDLAADLLETPEFQRLRHIKQLSTVRLVYPSANHTRFEHSLGVYHLARQALDWLSIDDDRAKAVRAAALLHDVGHGPYGHQTEGIIQRRLGRHHDEIEGLLSAGELPEVLESHGLDPERVASLVAGEGDLGQLVAGELDVDRADYLVRDAYHTGVPYGTIDHGRLLSALRIRDGELVLAEGNVQTAESVLVARTLMNATVYRHHVSRVTGAMIERAGERLLDGAPLDPEEFARMTDDRLLAAFRAHGATAETADRLEHRDLYKRAVWADLEDVTEPVVTADHETVREFERDIAADAGVAPEYVLVDTPGEPNIPETSTRVVVDGEIRRLADESPLVEGLRAAGRAQWRFGVYAPEEQVDAVGKAAERVLGLDASAVDN, from the coding sequence ATGGAAGCCATCAAGGACAGCGTCCACGACCACATACCAGTCGGGGACCTCGCGGCCGACCTGCTGGAGACCCCGGAGTTCCAGCGGTTGCGCCACATCAAGCAACTCAGTACGGTGCGACTCGTCTACCCCTCCGCGAACCACACTCGATTCGAACACAGCCTCGGTGTCTATCACCTCGCGCGCCAAGCCCTCGACTGGCTCAGCATCGACGACGACCGAGCGAAGGCCGTCCGCGCCGCCGCGCTCCTCCACGACGTCGGTCACGGTCCCTACGGCCACCAGACCGAGGGCATCATCCAGCGACGACTCGGCAGACACCACGACGAAATCGAAGGCCTGCTCTCCGCTGGTGAACTCCCCGAGGTCCTCGAATCGCACGGTCTCGACCCTGAACGAGTCGCCTCACTCGTCGCGGGTGAAGGTGACCTCGGGCAACTCGTCGCCGGGGAACTCGACGTGGACCGCGCCGACTACCTCGTTCGGGACGCCTACCACACCGGCGTTCCCTACGGCACCATCGACCACGGTCGCCTGCTCTCCGCACTCAGAATTCGGGACGGGGAACTCGTCCTCGCGGAGGGCAACGTTCAGACCGCCGAAAGCGTCCTCGTCGCCCGTACCCTGATGAACGCCACGGTGTACCGCCACCACGTCTCCCGAGTCACTGGCGCGATGATAGAACGCGCCGGAGAGCGACTGTTGGACGGCGCGCCGCTCGACCCCGAGGAGTTCGCCCGGATGACCGACGACCGACTGCTCGCGGCGTTTCGCGCCCACGGAGCGACCGCCGAGACGGCCGACCGACTCGAACACCGGGACCTCTACAAGCGCGCGGTCTGGGCGGACCTCGAAGACGTAACGGAACCGGTCGTCACAGCGGACCACGAGACGGTTCGGGAGTTCGAGCGCGACATCGCGGCAGACGCTGGTGTCGCCCCGGAGTACGTACTGGTCGATACGCCCGGAGAACCCAACATTCCCGAGACCTCGACGCGAGTCGTCGTAGACGGCGAGATACGGCGACTCGCCGACGAGTCGCCGCTGGTCGAAGGGTTGCGGGCCGCCGGCCGTGCCCAGTGGCGCTTCGGCGTCTACGCGCCGGAAGAACAGGTCGATGCAGTCGGAAAGGCCGCCGAGCGGGTCCTCGGTCTCGACGCCTCCGCGGTCGATAACTAG